A genomic stretch from Aminobacter aminovorans includes:
- a CDS encoding NAD(P)/FAD-dependent oxidoreductase — translation MLDDSPQTKIDSVLAKLEKALAGGNIEAAVNLFQADCYWRDLVTFTWNLKTMEGHDQIRDMLKSQLASIKPGRFRQDDKELASQNDGITDGWFEFETAVARGYGHVRLKNGLIWTLLTTMSELKGYEEPKGLLRPMGAEHGSDAGRRTWKEKREAEAAELGFSEQPYVVIIGGGQGGIALGARLRQLGVPTIIIERNERPGDSWRKRYKSLCLHDPVWYDHLPYIPFPENWPVFAPKDKIGDWLEMYTKVMELNYWSSTSCKSASYDEATREWTVVVERDGREIVLKPKQLVLATGMSGKANVPKFKGQDVFKGEQQHSSQHPGPDAYRGKKVVVVGSNNSAHDICAALWEGGADVTMLQRSSTHIVKSDSLMEIGLGDLYSERAVAAGMTTRKADLIFASLPYRIMHEFQVPIYDKIREKDAAFYERLEKAGFMLDFGDDESGLFMKYLRRGSGYYIDVGACDLVADGRIKLVSGIGVEKLTETSIELEDGRELDADLIIYATGYGSMNGWAADLISQDVADKVGKCWGLGSSTTKDPGPWEGEQRNMWKPTRQEALWFHGGNLHQSRHYSQYLSLQLKARKEGIATEVYGLQEVHHKS, via the coding sequence ATGCTCGACGACAGCCCGCAGACCAAGATAGACAGCGTTCTCGCCAAGCTGGAAAAGGCGCTCGCCGGCGGAAATATCGAAGCGGCAGTAAACCTGTTCCAGGCGGACTGCTACTGGCGCGATCTGGTGACATTCACCTGGAATCTCAAGACTATGGAGGGCCACGACCAGATCCGCGACATGTTGAAGAGCCAGCTGGCATCGATCAAGCCGGGGCGCTTCCGCCAGGACGACAAGGAGCTTGCCAGCCAGAATGACGGCATCACCGATGGCTGGTTCGAGTTCGAGACCGCGGTGGCGCGCGGCTATGGCCATGTCAGGCTCAAGAACGGCCTCATCTGGACGCTGCTGACGACGATGAGCGAGCTGAAGGGCTATGAGGAGCCGAAGGGTCTGCTGCGTCCGATGGGCGCCGAACATGGCAGCGACGCCGGCCGCCGGACATGGAAGGAAAAGCGCGAGGCGGAGGCCGCCGAACTCGGCTTCTCCGAACAGCCTTATGTCGTCATCATTGGCGGCGGCCAGGGCGGCATCGCGCTCGGCGCCCGACTGCGGCAGCTCGGCGTGCCCACCATCATCATCGAACGCAACGAGCGGCCGGGCGACAGCTGGCGCAAACGCTACAAGTCGCTCTGCCTGCACGATCCGGTCTGGTATGACCACCTGCCCTACATCCCGTTCCCGGAGAACTGGCCGGTCTTTGCGCCGAAGGACAAGATCGGCGACTGGCTGGAAATGTACACCAAGGTGATGGAGCTCAACTACTGGAGCTCGACCAGTTGCAAGTCCGCCAGCTATGACGAGGCCACGCGCGAGTGGACGGTCGTGGTCGAGCGCGACGGACGGGAGATCGTGCTGAAGCCGAAGCAGTTGGTGCTGGCGACGGGGATGTCGGGCAAGGCGAACGTTCCCAAGTTCAAGGGGCAGGACGTCTTCAAGGGCGAGCAGCAGCACTCGTCCCAGCATCCGGGACCCGATGCCTACCGAGGCAAGAAGGTTGTCGTTGTCGGATCCAACAACTCGGCGCACGACATCTGCGCGGCACTTTGGGAGGGCGGTGCCGATGTCACCATGCTGCAGCGGTCCTCGACCCACATCGTCAAGTCGGACTCGCTGATGGAGATCGGGCTAGGCGACCTCTATTCCGAGCGCGCGGTCGCCGCGGGCATGACGACACGCAAGGCGGATCTGATCTTCGCCTCGTTGCCCTATCGCATCATGCACGAGTTCCAGGTGCCGATTTACGACAAGATCCGCGAGAAGGACGCCGCCTTCTACGAGCGGCTGGAGAAGGCCGGCTTCATGCTCGACTTCGGCGACGACGAATCCGGCCTGTTCATGAAGTACCTCCGGCGCGGCTCCGGCTATTACATCGACGTCGGGGCCTGCGACCTCGTTGCCGATGGCCGGATCAAGCTGGTCAGCGGGATAGGCGTCGAGAAACTGACGGAGACCTCGATCGAGCTCGAAGACGGGCGCGAACTGGACGCCGACCTCATCATCTACGCCACCGGTTATGGCTCAATGAACGGCTGGGCCGCCGACCTGATCAGCCAGGACGTCGCCGACAAGGTCGGTAAATGCTGGGGGCTGGGCTCGAGCACGACCAAGGATCCCGGCCCGTGGGAAGGTGAGCAGCGCAACATGTGGAAGCCGACCCGGCAGGAGGCGCTGTGGTTCCATGGCGGTAACCTGCACCAGTCCCGGCACTACTCACAGTATCTGTCGCTGCAGCTCAAGGCGCGCAAGGAAGGTATCGCAACCGAAGTCTACGGGTTGCAGGAGGTTCATCACAAATCGTGA
- a CDS encoding helix-turn-helix domain-containing protein, whose protein sequence is MRGTTVTEHADKVQAALRSSEAARSALVASWQRSSHHHLDPTYRSPPKRLTEAELVFARQRIEPLIAVAQTSLDRLYLAVGGVGCCVLLADRDGVPVERRGALADDETFHDWGLWTGTVWSEESEGTNGIGTCLVEQRPLTIHRGQHFLTRNTALSCTTTPIFDHEGKLAAALDVSSCRADLTEGFVNLIALAVGDAARRIEADNFRLAFPDARIMLAPVAERSAGALLAIDADDLVVGATRSARQALGLTAESFAKPMPAADLLGGSVVAERELREAERAVLQRALARADGNVALAARMLGISRATLHRKINRLDVHRTN, encoded by the coding sequence ATGAGAGGCACCACAGTCACCGAGCATGCCGACAAGGTGCAGGCTGCCTTGAGGTCGAGCGAGGCCGCGCGTTCAGCGCTGGTCGCGTCCTGGCAGCGGTCGTCGCATCATCATCTCGATCCGACCTATCGCAGCCCGCCCAAACGGTTGACCGAAGCCGAGCTTGTGTTCGCCCGCCAGCGCATCGAGCCGCTGATCGCGGTCGCCCAGACCAGCCTCGATCGGCTCTATCTCGCCGTCGGCGGGGTCGGCTGCTGCGTGCTCCTGGCCGATCGTGACGGCGTGCCGGTCGAGCGCCGCGGCGCTCTGGCCGACGACGAGACCTTCCATGACTGGGGGTTATGGACCGGCACGGTGTGGAGCGAGGAGAGCGAGGGCACGAACGGCATCGGCACCTGTCTCGTCGAACAGCGGCCGCTGACCATCCATCGCGGTCAGCACTTCCTCACGCGTAACACCGCCTTGTCCTGCACGACCACGCCGATCTTCGACCACGAAGGCAAGCTGGCCGCGGCGCTCGACGTCTCGTCTTGCCGCGCCGACCTGACCGAGGGCTTCGTCAACCTCATCGCGCTGGCAGTGGGTGATGCCGCCAGGCGAATCGAGGCCGACAATTTCCGCCTGGCCTTCCCGGATGCCCGCATCATGTTGGCGCCGGTGGCCGAACGCAGCGCCGGCGCCCTGCTTGCCATCGATGCCGACGATCTCGTCGTCGGTGCGACGCGCAGCGCCCGGCAGGCGCTTGGACTGACTGCGGAAAGCTTCGCCAAACCGATGCCTGCAGCGGACCTGCTGGGCGGCAGCGTGGTTGCGGAGAGAGAACTGCGTGAGGCGGAGCGTGCCGTGCTGCAGCGTGCGCTCGCCCGGGCCGACGGCAATGTCGCGCTCGCCGCACGGATGCTCGGCATCAGCCGCGCGACCTTGCATCGCAAGATAAACCGGCTCGACGTTCACCGCACCAACTGA
- a CDS encoding GFA family protein, giving the protein MIKTYRGSCHCGKVHFEADMDLAAGTARCNCSICSKRRSWNALVKPAQFRLLSGEGAMTDYGFGTMQGHHLFCSTCGCAPFSQGHVEQIGGDFVAIQIGCLDDVDPNELAATPVNYGNGRDNKWWEPPAITSCL; this is encoded by the coding sequence GTGATCAAGACTTATCGGGGCAGTTGTCATTGCGGCAAGGTGCATTTCGAGGCTGACATGGATCTCGCTGCAGGGACCGCGCGCTGCAACTGTTCGATCTGCTCCAAGCGGCGGTCGTGGAACGCGCTGGTCAAGCCGGCGCAGTTTCGCCTGCTCTCGGGCGAGGGCGCCATGACCGACTATGGCTTCGGTACCATGCAGGGGCATCACCTGTTCTGCTCGACATGCGGCTGCGCGCCCTTCAGCCAAGGGCATGTCGAGCAAATCGGCGGCGACTTCGTCGCCATCCAGATCGGCTGCCTCGACGACGTCGATCCGAACGAGCTGGCGGCTACACCCGTAAATTACGGCAATGGCCGCGACAACAAATGGTGGGAGCCGCCTGCGATCACCTCCTGCCTCTGA
- the adh gene encoding aldehyde dehydrogenase, whose product MNKVEFSRTAKVPFAKRYDNFIGGAWVAPKAGRYFENISPVTGRPLGEVARSDAADVEAALDAAHKAKDAWGKTAPATRALILNRIADRMEENLDLLALAETWDNGKPIRETTAADVPLAIDHFRYFAGVLRGQEGSISEIDHDTVAYHFHEPLGVVGQIIPWNFPLLMACWKLAPALAAGNCVVLKPAEQTPATIMLWVDLIGDLLPEGVLNIVNGFGLEAGKPLASSPRIAKIAFTGETTTGRLIMQYASQNLIPVTLELGGKSPNIFFQDVTSEDDDFFDKAIEGFVMFALNQGEVCTCPSRALVHEKIYDKFMERALKRVEAIVQGDPLDPATMIGAQASSEQLEKILSYIDIGRQEGAELLTGGERANLPGDLAGGYYVKPTVFKGHNKMRIFQEEIFGPVVSVTTFKDDDDALSIANDTLYGLGAGIWSRDANRLYRFGRAIQAGRVWTNCYHAYPAHAAFGGYKQSGIGRETHKMMLDHYQQTKNMLVSYSPKKLGFF is encoded by the coding sequence ATGAACAAGGTGGAATTTTCGCGCACCGCCAAGGTGCCGTTTGCCAAGCGCTACGACAACTTCATCGGTGGCGCGTGGGTGGCGCCGAAAGCCGGCCGCTACTTCGAGAATATCTCGCCGGTGACCGGCAGGCCGTTGGGCGAAGTCGCCCGCTCCGACGCCGCCGACGTCGAGGCAGCGCTCGATGCCGCCCATAAGGCCAAGGATGCCTGGGGCAAGACCGCTCCGGCAACGCGTGCGTTGATCCTCAACCGCATCGCCGACCGCATGGAGGAGAATCTCGACCTGCTGGCGCTGGCCGAGACCTGGGACAACGGCAAGCCGATCCGCGAGACGACCGCCGCCGACGTGCCGCTCGCCATCGATCATTTCCGCTATTTCGCTGGCGTCCTGCGCGGCCAGGAAGGCTCGATCTCGGAGATCGACCACGACACCGTCGCCTATCATTTTCATGAGCCGCTCGGCGTCGTCGGCCAGATCATCCCGTGGAACTTCCCGCTTCTGATGGCTTGCTGGAAGCTGGCGCCGGCGCTCGCCGCCGGCAACTGCGTGGTGCTGAAGCCGGCCGAGCAGACGCCCGCCACCATCATGCTGTGGGTCGACCTGATCGGCGACCTTTTGCCGGAAGGCGTGCTCAACATCGTCAACGGCTTCGGCCTCGAGGCCGGCAAGCCGCTGGCGTCGAGCCCGCGCATCGCCAAGATCGCCTTTACCGGCGAGACTACGACCGGCCGGCTGATCATGCAATATGCCAGCCAGAACCTGATCCCGGTGACGCTCGAGCTCGGCGGCAAGTCACCCAACATCTTCTTCCAGGACGTGACGTCGGAGGACGACGATTTCTTCGACAAGGCGATCGAGGGCTTCGTCATGTTCGCCCTCAACCAGGGCGAGGTCTGCACCTGCCCGAGCCGGGCGCTGGTGCATGAGAAGATCTATGACAAGTTCATGGAACGCGCGCTGAAGCGCGTCGAGGCCATCGTGCAGGGCGACCCTCTCGACCCGGCGACCATGATCGGCGCGCAGGCGTCGTCGGAGCAACTGGAGAAGATCCTGTCCTATATCGACATCGGCCGCCAGGAAGGCGCCGAGCTGCTGACCGGCGGGGAGCGCGCCAACCTGCCGGGCGACCTTGCCGGCGGCTATTACGTCAAGCCGACCGTGTTCAAGGGCCATAACAAGATGCGCATCTTCCAGGAGGAGATTTTCGGGCCGGTCGTCTCGGTCACCACCTTCAAGGATGATGACGATGCGCTGTCGATCGCCAACGACACGCTCTACGGTCTGGGCGCAGGTATCTGGAGCCGTGACGCCAATCGGCTCTACCGCTTCGGCCGCGCCATCCAGGCCGGGCGCGTCTGGACCAACTGCTACCACGCCTATCCGGCGCATGCGGCCTTCGGCGGCTACAAGCAGTCGGGCATCGGCCGCGAGACGCACAAGATGATGCTCGACCATTACCAGCAGACCAAGAACATGCTGGTCAGCTACAGCCCGAAGAAGCTCGGGTTTTTCTGA
- a CDS encoding DUF779 domain-containing protein produces MSSHPPLDKVSATPEAIALLDEITADHGPVLFHQSGGCCDGSSPMCYPRSDFIVGDNDVRLGTIGDTPVYISASQFEVWKHTDLIIDVVPGRGGMFSLDNGREKRFLTRSKICVTSP; encoded by the coding sequence ATGTCCTCGCATCCTCCCCTCGACAAGGTCTCCGCCACGCCTGAGGCCATCGCCCTGCTCGACGAAATCACCGCCGATCACGGACCGGTGCTGTTCCACCAGTCTGGCGGCTGTTGCGACGGTTCGTCGCCGATGTGCTACCCGCGTTCGGATTTCATCGTCGGCGACAATGACGTGCGGCTTGGCACCATCGGCGACACACCGGTCTACATCAGTGCCTCGCAATTCGAGGTCTGGAAGCACACCGACCTGATCATCGACGTGGTGCCGGGGCGCGGCGGCATGTTCTCGCTCGACAATGGCCGCGAGAAGCGCTTCCTGACACGCTCGAAGATATGCGTTACGTCGCCCTGA
- a CDS encoding AI-2E family transporter: protein MLRSSSATCDCAGLTCRRQARRFQVVEIRKGQGVAEQISLQPAARTVLPPFAATAAMVAILYFARDVLLPLAIAILITFALAPIVSWLRRLGVPRLVSVIACVIAAFGTVAIFSFVVASQIGEVAQNLPTYQSNILEKVRSLKETGGGNGIIDRLSGVIERVGQEIDKPEGTTVGPAQPSRPDPLLVEIFTPQRPIETLMSLILPLIGPLATAGLVIVVVIFMLLEREDLRDRFIRLVGYGDLHRTTEALQDAGRRVGQYLLMQLVVNVAYGVPIGIGLWLLGIPNAVLWGLLAIVLRFVPYIGPAIAMILPLFLALAVAPGWSLVLWAAALFIVMELIINNVIEPWLYGSRTGLSPLAIIVAAIFWTWLWGPVGLVLSTPLTVCLVVLGKHVPQFAFLEVLFGNEPVLDPKERLYQRLLAGDPEEATDHAEEMLETEYLVDFYGSVAIPALLLGERDRARGALTDEQRRRVAASAATLVANLNEIANEEAEEGDDVAAEDAAPDERPEEDELPDGSGKSVLCIGGRGDLDNAAAAMLAQVLTVQGASASTASHTDVDPANIRNLPLGTFQTAVVGFLNSDSLHHGRYVVRRLKRAGKGLRVGIVLWADAAPGRDAEKLAAELNADFVAYDMMSAATGALSDTPPIPLKAPKRMVRRQPASRGKPATKAKAPAG, encoded by the coding sequence ATGTTGCGCTCGTCAAGCGCAACATGTGACTGTGCCGGGCTGACGTGCCGTCGGCAGGCCAGGAGATTTCAGGTGGTCGAGATCAGGAAGGGTCAGGGCGTGGCAGAACAGATTTCATTGCAGCCGGCTGCCAGGACCGTACTGCCGCCCTTTGCCGCCACCGCGGCCATGGTCGCCATCCTCTATTTCGCGCGCGACGTGCTGCTGCCGCTGGCAATCGCGATTCTGATCACCTTCGCGCTGGCCCCTATCGTCAGCTGGCTTCGCAGGTTGGGCGTGCCCAGGCTGGTGTCGGTCATCGCCTGCGTCATCGCCGCCTTCGGCACGGTCGCCATATTCAGCTTCGTCGTGGCGTCGCAGATCGGCGAAGTCGCTCAGAACCTGCCAACCTATCAGTCCAACATCCTGGAGAAAGTGCGCTCGCTCAAGGAAACCGGCGGCGGCAACGGCATCATCGACAGGCTAAGCGGTGTCATCGAACGCGTCGGACAAGAGATCGACAAGCCGGAAGGCACGACGGTCGGGCCGGCGCAGCCATCGCGGCCAGACCCGCTTCTGGTCGAGATCTTCACGCCTCAGCGGCCGATAGAAACCCTGATGAGCCTGATCCTGCCACTGATCGGTCCGCTCGCCACAGCCGGCCTGGTCATTGTCGTCGTCATCTTCATGCTGCTGGAGCGCGAAGACCTGCGCGACCGCTTCATTCGGCTGGTCGGCTATGGCGACCTGCATCGAACGACAGAAGCGCTTCAGGATGCCGGCCGCAGGGTCGGGCAATACCTGCTGATGCAGCTTGTCGTGAACGTCGCCTACGGCGTGCCGATCGGCATAGGTCTCTGGCTTTTGGGCATACCGAACGCAGTCTTGTGGGGCCTGTTGGCAATCGTGCTGCGCTTCGTGCCCTATATCGGCCCGGCGATCGCGATGATCCTGCCGCTTTTCCTGGCCCTGGCGGTGGCGCCGGGCTGGTCGCTCGTGCTGTGGGCGGCGGCGCTGTTCATCGTCATGGAACTGATCATCAACAACGTCATCGAGCCATGGCTCTATGGCTCCAGGACGGGCCTTTCACCGCTCGCCATCATTGTCGCCGCGATCTTCTGGACCTGGCTGTGGGGGCCGGTCGGGCTGGTGCTGTCCACGCCGCTCACCGTTTGCCTGGTCGTGCTTGGAAAGCACGTTCCGCAATTTGCTTTCCTCGAGGTTCTGTTCGGCAACGAACCGGTGCTCGATCCCAAGGAGCGCCTTTACCAGCGCCTGCTGGCCGGCGACCCGGAGGAAGCAACCGACCACGCCGAAGAGATGCTCGAGACCGAATACCTTGTCGACTTCTACGGCAGCGTGGCCATTCCGGCATTGCTGCTCGGCGAACGCGACCGCGCCCGCGGTGCGCTGACCGACGAGCAGCGCAGGCGCGTTGCGGCAAGTGCCGCGACGCTGGTCGCCAATCTGAACGAGATCGCCAACGAGGAGGCGGAGGAAGGCGACGACGTCGCTGCGGAAGACGCCGCACCGGACGAACGTCCTGAGGAGGATGAACTGCCCGACGGATCGGGAAAATCGGTGCTGTGCATAGGCGGCCGGGGCGACCTCGACAACGCCGCTGCCGCCATGCTCGCTCAAGTGCTTACGGTTCAGGGTGCCTCGGCATCTACCGCGAGCCACACCGACGTCGACCCAGCCAATATCCGCAATCTGCCGCTCGGCACGTTCCAGACTGCGGTCGTCGGCTTCCTCAACTCCGACTCGTTGCACCATGGACGCTACGTCGTGCGCCGGCTCAAACGGGCCGGCAAGGGCCTGCGCGTCGGCATCGTGCTCTGGGCCGACGCGGCGCCGGGCCGCGACGCCGAAAAGCTCGCTGCAGAGCTGAATGCCGACTTCGTCGCCTACGACATGATGTCAGCCGCGACAGGCGCGCTGTCGGACACGCCGCCGATCCCCCTGAAGGCCCCCAAGCGCATGGTCCGGCGCCAGCCGGCGTCTCGCGGGAAACCGGCGACGAAGGCGAAGGCCCCGGCTGGCTGA
- a CDS encoding ATP-binding cassette domain-containing protein, translated as MTSGLIVDAEHAPWQWLVVARLRSCCSNKLIPYESGTATVKGEPIHSPRPDIGVVFQTNNMLPWFTVRKNVELGARIRKMPAQARDQAVDKVLEVLSLSKFAEAYPHELSGGMRQRASIGQARCSIRRSCSWTSPSARSMR; from the coding sequence ATGACGTCAGGACTCATAGTCGACGCAGAACATGCGCCTTGGCAATGGCTGGTGGTGGCGAGGCTGCGTTCGTGCTGTAGCAATAAGCTGATCCCCTATGAGAGCGGCACGGCGACGGTCAAGGGCGAGCCTATCCATTCGCCCAGGCCAGACATCGGCGTGGTCTTCCAGACCAACAACATGCTGCCCTGGTTCACCGTGCGCAAGAATGTCGAGCTCGGCGCCCGCATCCGCAAGATGCCGGCGCAAGCCCGCGACCAGGCGGTCGACAAGGTGCTCGAGGTTCTGTCGCTCAGCAAGTTCGCCGAAGCCTACCCGCACGAGCTGTCAGGCGGCATGCGCCAGCGTGCCTCGATCGGCCAGGCGCGGTGCTCGATCCGCCGATCCTGCTCATGGACGAGCCCTTCGGCGCGCTCGATGCGCTGA
- a CDS encoding ABC transporter permease: MLVFTISRIANAIMVMLAVALLAFAIFRLAGDPVELMVTEQTTQADRDAIRERLGLNDDTATQFVRFVANAARGDFGISYRNGQDVLTLIGERFPATLELVLVATLISLIFGLPLGVLTAIKRGKWYTESLQFLSIIGVSLPSFVVGILLILVFSVILGWLPAFGRGEVVQLGWWSTGLLTPSGRAALLLPAVALSLYQITLIMRLVRAEMLEVLRSDYVKFARARGIPRWRIYFRHALRNCLMPVVTMTAMNIGSLIAFALITETVFQWPGMGMLFIQAVTFLDIPVMAAYLCIISFIFVALNTLVDITYAVIDPRLRNAR, from the coding sequence ATGCTGGTCTTCACTATAAGCCGCATCGCCAACGCCATCATGGTCATGCTCGCCGTGGCCTTGCTCGCATTCGCGATCTTCCGCCTTGCCGGCGATCCGGTCGAGTTGATGGTCACCGAACAGACGACGCAGGCGGATCGTGATGCCATCCGAGAGCGGCTCGGGCTCAACGACGACACCGCGACGCAGTTCGTGCGCTTCGTCGCCAATGCCGCGCGCGGTGACTTCGGCATCTCCTACCGCAATGGCCAGGACGTTCTGACGCTCATCGGAGAACGTTTCCCGGCAACGCTCGAACTGGTGCTGGTGGCCACCTTGATCTCGCTGATCTTCGGCCTGCCCCTGGGCGTGCTCACCGCGATCAAACGCGGCAAGTGGTACACGGAGTCGCTGCAGTTCCTGTCGATCATCGGGGTGTCTTTGCCGAGCTTCGTCGTCGGCATCCTGCTCATTCTGGTCTTTTCGGTCATCCTGGGCTGGCTGCCGGCCTTTGGCCGCGGCGAAGTCGTCCAGCTCGGCTGGTGGTCGACCGGCCTGTTGACGCCATCCGGCCGCGCCGCCCTGCTGCTGCCGGCCGTCGCACTTTCGCTCTACCAGATCACGCTGATCATGCGCCTTGTCCGCGCCGAGATGCTGGAAGTGCTGCGCTCGGACTATGTCAAGTTTGCGCGCGCCAGGGGCATTCCGCGCTGGCGCATCTATTTCCGCCACGCGCTGCGGAACTGCCTGATGCCGGTGGTGACGATGACAGCCATGAACATCGGCTCGCTGATCGCCTTTGCCCTCATCACCGAGACCGTCTTCCAGTGGCCGGGCATGGGCATGCTGTTCATCCAGGCGGTCACCTTCCTCGATATCCCGGTGATGGCGGCCTATCTCTGCATCATCTCCTTCATCTTCGTCGCGCTGAACACGCTGGTCGACATCACCTACGCGGTGATCGATCCGCGCCTGCGCAACGCACGCTGA
- a CDS encoding ABC transporter permease, whose translation MTIDTSKPGATQRPTMLQRMRGSDVWWSFTHSKSAMIAAAVLTIVILTAVFAPLIAPQNPYDAAQLDMWKAELPPVWQEGGEWPYLLGTDTQGRDMLSAILYGTRISIVIGLASVALSLLIGMTAGLIAGFFGGMIENVLMRIGDITLSMPTILIAILVSTVVRQLLPSELREIGASAVLILAISLSAWVQYARTVRAQTIVERNKEYVQAARLLKVPARRILAYHILPNTLTPVLVAATLNFGMAILTEATLSFLGIGMPPGQPSLGTLIRIGNQFLFSGSWWIVLFPVIQLCLLVVVVNILGDWLRDVLNPKLR comes from the coding sequence ATGACGATCGATACTTCAAAGCCGGGCGCAACGCAGCGCCCCACCATGCTGCAGCGCATGCGCGGCAGCGACGTCTGGTGGTCGTTCACGCACAGCAAGTCGGCGATGATCGCCGCGGCCGTCCTGACCATCGTGATCCTTACGGCTGTCTTCGCGCCGCTCATTGCGCCGCAAAACCCCTATGACGCAGCACAGCTCGACATGTGGAAGGCGGAGTTGCCGCCGGTCTGGCAGGAGGGCGGCGAGTGGCCTTATCTGCTCGGCACCGACACGCAAGGTCGCGACATGCTGTCGGCGATCCTCTACGGCACCCGCATTTCGATCGTGATCGGCCTCGCCTCCGTCGCGCTGTCGCTGCTGATCGGCATGACCGCGGGCCTGATCGCCGGCTTCTTCGGCGGCATGATCGAGAACGTCCTGATGCGCATTGGCGACATCACGCTGTCGATGCCGACGATCCTGATCGCCATTCTGGTCTCGACCGTGGTGCGGCAGCTTTTGCCAAGCGAGTTGCGCGAAATCGGGGCTTCGGCAGTGCTCATCCTCGCCATTTCGCTATCGGCGTGGGTCCAATATGCCCGCACGGTGCGGGCGCAAACCATTGTCGAACGCAACAAGGAATATGTTCAGGCGGCTCGCCTGCTAAAGGTGCCTGCCCGTCGCATCTTGGCATACCACATCCTGCCCAACACGCTGACGCCGGTGCTGGTCGCCGCCACGCTGAACTTCGGCATGGCGATCCTGACCGAGGCGACGCTGTCCTTCCTGGGCATCGGCATGCCGCCTGGGCAACCTTCGCTCGGAACGCTGATCCGCATCGGCAACCAGTTCCTGTTCTCCGGCTCGTGGTGGATCGTGCTGTTCCCGGTGATCCAACTCTGCCTGCTCGTCGTCGTCGTCAACATCCTGGGTGACTGGCTGCGCGACGTGCTCAATCCAAAACTGAGGTAA